The Lynx canadensis isolate LIC74 chromosome D1, mLynCan4.pri.v2, whole genome shotgun sequence genome has a segment encoding these proteins:
- the NAP1L4 gene encoding nucleosome assembly protein 1-like 4 isoform X4 has translation MSPTLLPVTLRPIRMFYFLSRVSLPKAVKRRINALKQLQVKCAHIEAKFYEEVHDLERKYAALYQPLFDKRREFITGDVEPTDAESEWHSENEEEDKLAGDVKSKVVIAEKEVATAEEPNPKGIPEFWFTIFRNVDMLSELVQEYDEPILKHLQDIKVKFSDPGQPMSFVLEFHFEPNDYFTNSVLTKTYKMKSEPDKADPFSFEGPEIVDCDGCVIDWKKGKNVTVKTIKKKQKHKGRGTVRTITKQVPNDSFFNFFSPLKASGDGESLDEDSEFTLASDFEIGHFFRERIVPRAVLYFTGEAIEDDDNFEEGEEGEEEELEGDEEGEDEDDAEINPKKEPSQPSECKQQ, from the exons CCATAAGgatgttttactttttgtctcGTGTCAGTTTACCCAAAGCGGTGAAGAGAAGAATCAATGCGTTGAAACAGCTGCAGGTGAAGTGTGCTCACATAGAGGCCAAGTTCTACGAGGAGGTGCATGACCTGGAGAGGAAGTATGCCGCACTGTACCAGCCTCTCTTTGACAAG AGAAGGGAGTTCATCACTGGTGATGTTGAACCGACAGACGCGGAATCAGAGTGGCACAGTGAGAACGAAGAGGAGGATAAGCTGGCC GGAGACGTGAAAAGTAAAGTAGTCATCGCGGAAAAGGAAGTCGCGACAGCAGAGGAGCCAAACCCCAAAGGAATCCCAGAGTTCTGGTTCACCATCTTTAGAAACGTAGATATGCTGAGTGAGTTAGTCCAG GAGTACGACGAGCCGATCTTGAAGCACCTGCAGGACATTAAAGTGAAGTTCTCAGACCCCGGGCAGCCTATG TCTTTTGTCTTAGAGTTCCACTTTGAACCCAACGACTACTTTACCAACTCAGTCCTGACAAAAACGTATAAGATGAAGTCAGAGCCAGACAAGGCCGATCCTTTCTCCTTTGAAGGCCCTGAAATAGTCGACTGTGACGG GTGTGTCATTgactggaagaaaggaaaaaacgtCACCGTCAAAACGATCAAGAAGAAGCAGAAGCATAAGGGCCGAGGCACGGTGAGAACGATCACCAAGCAAGTCCCCAACGACTCGTTCTTCAACTTCTTCAGCCCGCTGAAAG cATCTGGGGATGGAGAATCACTG GATGAAGACTCGGAATTCACGTTAGCCTCCGACTTTGAAATCGGACATTTCTTTCGTGAGCGGATAGTCCCGCGGGCCGTGCTCTACTTCACCGGCGAGGCCATAGAGGATGACGACAAC tttgaagagggtgaggaaggagaagaggag GAATTGGAAGGTGACGAGGAGGGAGAAGATGAGGACGATGCCGAAATTAACCCCAAG AAGGAGCCCAGCCAGCCCTCCGAGTGCAAACAGCAGTAA
- the NAP1L4 gene encoding nucleosome assembly protein 1-like 4 isoform X3: MQNPQVLAALQERLDNVSHTPSSYIETLPKAVKRRINALKQLQVKCAHIEAKFYEEVHDLERKYAALYQPLFDKRREFITGDVEPTDAESEWHSENEEEDKLAGDVKSKVVIAEKEVATAEEPNPKGIPEFWFTIFRNVDMLSELVQEYDEPILKHLQDIKVKFSDPGQPMSFVLEFHFEPNDYFTNSVLTKTYKMKSEPDKADPFSFEGPEIVDCDGCVIDWKKGKNVTVKTIKKKQKHKGRGTVRTITKQVPNDSFFNFFSPLKASGDGESLDEDSEFTLASDFEIGHFFRERIVPRAVLYFTGEAIEDDDNFEEGEEGEEEELEGDEEGEDEDDAEINPKKEPSQPSECKQQ, encoded by the exons TTTACCCAAAGCGGTGAAGAGAAGAATCAATGCGTTGAAACAGCTGCAGGTGAAGTGTGCTCACATAGAGGCCAAGTTCTACGAGGAGGTGCATGACCTGGAGAGGAAGTATGCCGCACTGTACCAGCCTCTCTTTGACAAG AGAAGGGAGTTCATCACTGGTGATGTTGAACCGACAGACGCGGAATCAGAGTGGCACAGTGAGAACGAAGAGGAGGATAAGCTGGCC GGAGACGTGAAAAGTAAAGTAGTCATCGCGGAAAAGGAAGTCGCGACAGCAGAGGAGCCAAACCCCAAAGGAATCCCAGAGTTCTGGTTCACCATCTTTAGAAACGTAGATATGCTGAGTGAGTTAGTCCAG GAGTACGACGAGCCGATCTTGAAGCACCTGCAGGACATTAAAGTGAAGTTCTCAGACCCCGGGCAGCCTATG TCTTTTGTCTTAGAGTTCCACTTTGAACCCAACGACTACTTTACCAACTCAGTCCTGACAAAAACGTATAAGATGAAGTCAGAGCCAGACAAGGCCGATCCTTTCTCCTTTGAAGGCCCTGAAATAGTCGACTGTGACGG GTGTGTCATTgactggaagaaaggaaaaaacgtCACCGTCAAAACGATCAAGAAGAAGCAGAAGCATAAGGGCCGAGGCACGGTGAGAACGATCACCAAGCAAGTCCCCAACGACTCGTTCTTCAACTTCTTCAGCCCGCTGAAAG cATCTGGGGATGGAGAATCACTG GATGAAGACTCGGAATTCACGTTAGCCTCCGACTTTGAAATCGGACATTTCTTTCGTGAGCGGATAGTCCCGCGGGCCGTGCTCTACTTCACCGGCGAGGCCATAGAGGATGACGACAAC tttgaagagggtgaggaaggagaagaggag GAATTGGAAGGTGACGAGGAGGGAGAAGATGAGGACGATGCCGAAATTAACCCCAAG AAGGAGCCCAGCCAGCCCTCCGAGTGCAAACAGCAGTAA